In Streptomyces seoulensis, the following are encoded in one genomic region:
- a CDS encoding FtsK/SpoIIIE domain-containing protein: MQIRLTVVDPQGASPRRGGAATRDVLVTAPAGTELAAVAPALASAVTGESGAGRDGGGGTSVALYAGTDRLDPRRHTLGEPPLVDGAVLSLGAPAAPEPHPELDDAPTQLHVVAGPDAGGVHLLHGGRITVGRSADADVPLDDPDVSRLHCAVTVTAEGRVSVADLDSTNGTTLDGARVTDRPLRFPAGGLLRLGESALRVTPSAGPGARVRSVPDGEGCVRVPLGEDPDACPWDTPEKTPAATAPDGPTGHAYGTAGRIGAERVERAAVPEQGRAPRIESRAPDHLTGGYREHDTHAGHRPDDAHPDEPATRKGTPLRGTEMPRRRGIGAWARKLTGGRDEHLPAEEAPYAEAAPVALPDAFRRPETWPDPAALLLTALGPGPRLWERGPGHHEALAVRLGTADRTVPDGSALPAVPVTAALREAGALGLAGPRPRLAGLARAVLAQLAALHSPDLLEIVLISADRARPVEERAAEWSWLGWLPHVRPGHGQDCRLLLAYDREQAAARTGELLRRVESHSDPASFRHGPDGHPGPYTVVVVDGDPGGSALREDVARLAVSGPRAGVHVVCLAETVPASPASPLMETYEAACSVTPTFRECGAVALLSGDVATALRLMRVAPTGPVGPGTLAAVDAVSPAWAERFARALAPLRPDAPDEDRHTRVAVPLPLSARLLDELGLARATPASLMARWADAADDSESLGGRARAVLGAGPRGPVTADLVTDGPHLLVEGPPGSGRTELLRAVVASLAAAERPDRLGMVLIDGRDGVGTAAGAGEGLRSCTDIPHVTTHLIANDPVRMREFAQSLSAELKRRAELVGLTDFAHWHTAHEVSGRMVAQRGPGGRGPGNGDLEAPPSSTLRLRPGAARQQTEAAPPLPRLVVVVDDLDALVSPALGSPGRPAAGSVVRALEAVAREGERLGVHLVTATGTGGRTAETEPARRATLRVTLDAPSGGRGTSPAERGAEGEPAPGRGVLAYPDGRVTGVQGGRVTGRIPRTATQRPTVLPLDWQRMGDPPTRRPVRELGNGPTDLALLASAVERAARQVSAGQVPSLL, translated from the coding sequence ATGCAGATCCGGCTGACCGTCGTAGATCCGCAGGGCGCGTCCCCGAGGCGGGGTGGCGCCGCGACGCGCGACGTGCTGGTCACCGCGCCCGCCGGCACCGAGCTGGCGGCGGTGGCGCCCGCGCTGGCCTCGGCGGTCACCGGCGAGAGCGGGGCCGGCCGGGACGGCGGCGGCGGTACCTCCGTGGCGCTGTACGCGGGCACCGACCGTCTGGACCCGCGCCGTCACACCCTCGGCGAGCCCCCGCTGGTCGACGGCGCGGTGCTCTCGCTGGGCGCCCCGGCGGCCCCGGAGCCGCATCCCGAGCTGGACGACGCCCCGACCCAGCTCCATGTGGTCGCGGGCCCGGACGCGGGCGGGGTCCATCTGCTGCACGGCGGCCGGATAACGGTGGGCCGCTCCGCCGACGCCGACGTACCCCTGGACGACCCGGACGTGTCCCGGCTGCACTGCGCGGTCACCGTCACCGCCGAGGGCCGGGTCTCGGTGGCCGACCTCGACTCCACCAACGGCACCACGCTGGACGGTGCCCGCGTCACCGACCGCCCGCTGCGCTTCCCGGCGGGCGGTCTGCTGCGCCTGGGTGAGTCCGCGCTCCGGGTGACCCCGTCGGCAGGACCCGGAGCCCGGGTGCGCTCCGTGCCGGACGGCGAGGGCTGTGTCCGGGTGCCCCTCGGGGAGGACCCGGACGCCTGCCCCTGGGACACCCCGGAGAAGACCCCGGCCGCCACCGCGCCGGACGGCCCGACCGGGCACGCGTACGGCACCGCCGGCCGGATCGGCGCCGAGCGTGTGGAGCGGGCCGCCGTGCCCGAGCAGGGCCGCGCGCCTCGCATCGAGAGCCGGGCCCCGGACCACCTCACCGGCGGATACCGGGAGCACGACACCCACGCCGGCCACCGTCCCGACGACGCCCACCCCGACGAGCCCGCCACCCGTAAGGGCACCCCCCTCCGGGGCACCGAGATGCCCAGGCGCCGGGGCATCGGCGCCTGGGCCCGCAAGCTGACCGGCGGCCGGGACGAGCACCTCCCGGCCGAGGAGGCGCCGTACGCCGAGGCGGCCCCCGTCGCGCTGCCCGACGCGTTCCGGCGCCCGGAGACCTGGCCCGACCCGGCCGCGCTGCTGCTGACGGCGCTCGGTCCGGGCCCCCGGCTCTGGGAGCGGGGTCCGGGACACCACGAGGCGCTGGCCGTGCGGCTCGGCACCGCCGACCGGACCGTGCCCGACGGCTCGGCGCTGCCCGCGGTGCCGGTGACGGCCGCGCTGCGCGAGGCGGGCGCCCTGGGCCTGGCCGGGCCGCGCCCCCGGCTCGCGGGGCTGGCCCGCGCGGTGCTGGCGCAGCTGGCCGCGCTGCACTCGCCGGACCTGCTGGAGATCGTGCTGATCAGCGCCGACCGCGCCCGCCCGGTGGAGGAGCGCGCCGCCGAGTGGTCCTGGCTGGGCTGGCTGCCGCATGTGCGGCCGGGGCACGGCCAGGACTGCCGGCTGCTGCTGGCCTACGACCGCGAACAGGCGGCGGCCCGCACCGGCGAGCTGCTGCGCCGCGTGGAGTCCCACTCCGACCCCGCCTCCTTCCGGCACGGCCCGGACGGGCACCCGGGGCCGTACACGGTGGTCGTGGTGGACGGCGACCCCGGCGGCTCGGCGCTGCGGGAGGACGTGGCACGGCTGGCGGTGAGCGGCCCGCGCGCCGGGGTGCACGTGGTGTGCCTGGCCGAGACCGTGCCCGCCTCCCCCGCCTCGCCGCTCATGGAGACCTACGAGGCGGCCTGCTCGGTGACACCCACCTTCCGCGAGTGCGGCGCGGTGGCGCTGCTCAGCGGGGACGTGGCGACCGCGCTGCGGCTGATGCGGGTGGCGCCGACCGGTCCGGTGGGACCGGGCACCCTGGCCGCCGTGGACGCGGTGTCGCCCGCCTGGGCGGAGCGGTTCGCGCGGGCGCTGGCCCCCCTGCGCCCGGACGCCCCGGACGAGGACCGGCACACGCGGGTGGCGGTGCCGCTGCCGCTGTCGGCCCGGCTGCTGGACGAGCTGGGTCTGGCCCGTGCCACCCCGGCCTCGCTGATGGCCCGCTGGGCGGACGCGGCCGACGACTCCGAGTCGCTGGGCGGCCGGGCCCGCGCGGTGCTGGGCGCAGGACCGCGCGGCCCGGTCACCGCCGACCTCGTGACCGACGGCCCCCACCTGCTGGTCGAGGGCCCGCCCGGCAGCGGGCGTACGGAGCTGCTGCGGGCGGTGGTGGCGTCGCTTGCCGCCGCCGAGCGCCCGGACCGGCTCGGCATGGTGCTGATCGACGGCCGGGACGGCGTGGGCACGGCGGCCGGGGCCGGCGAGGGGCTGCGCTCCTGTACCGACATACCGCATGTGACCACCCACCTGATCGCCAACGACCCCGTGCGCATGCGGGAGTTCGCGCAGTCGCTGAGCGCGGAGCTGAAGCGCCGGGCGGAGCTGGTCGGGCTGACCGACTTCGCGCACTGGCACACCGCGCACGAGGTGTCCGGCCGGATGGTCGCCCAGCGCGGTCCCGGCGGACGCGGTCCGGGCAACGGCGACCTGGAGGCGCCGCCCAGCTCCACGCTGCGGCTGCGGCCCGGTGCCGCCCGGCAGCAGACCGAGGCGGCGCCCCCGCTGCCCCGGCTGGTGGTGGTCGTGGACGACCTGGACGCGCTGGTCTCCCCGGCGCTGGGTTCGCCGGGCCGGCCCGCCGCCGGTTCGGTGGTCCGGGCGCTGGAGGCGGTGGCCCGCGAGGGCGAGCGGCTCGGCGTGCACCTGGTGACCGCGACCGGCACCGGCGGCCGTACGGCGGAGACGGAGCCGGCCCGGCGGGCCACCCTGCGGGTGACGCTGGACGCGCCCTCCGGCGGACGCGGTACGAGCCCGGCCGAGCGCGGCGCCGAGGGCGAACCGGCGCCGGGGCGCGGGGTGCTGGCGTACCCCGACGGCCGGGTCACGGGGGTGCAGGGCGGCCGGGTGACGGGCCGTATCCCGCGCACCGCGACCCAGCGGCCGACCGTGCTGCCGCTGGACTGGCAGCGGATGGGCGATCCGCCCACCCGGCGCCCGGTGCGCGAGCTGGGCAACGGCCCCACCGACCTGGCCCTGCTGGCGAGCGCGGTGGAGCGGGCGGCCCGTCAGGTGTCGGCCGGTCAGGTGCCCTCGCTGCTCTGA
- a CDS encoding ABC transporter substrate-binding protein, producing the protein MRKPSDTMRGHRAGAALAALLAGALTLTACSGGDGKKEADEGGGGATGSTVTLPKLNGTELEVAAVWTGTEQANFKKVLAEFEKRTGAKVTFVPAQDPIINFLGSKIAGGQPPDVALLPQPGAIKQAVEKKWAKPLGPDAVKELSKNYSQGWQDIGKVDGKPYGVYYKAANKSLIWYNAPVFENAGAKEPKTWAELLTAAQAVYDSGVTPFSVGGADGWTLTDWFENVYLSQAGPEKYDQLAKHEIKWTDPSVKQALTTLAQIWGKKDYVAGGADGALQTEFPASVTQTFTGGDQPKAAMVYEGDFAQVNIGETKAKVGADAKVFPFPSVGSTAPVVSGGDAAVILKDSKGAQALATFLASPDAATVQAKLGGYLSPNKNVPDSAYPNETQRTIAKALIKSGDDFRFDMSDQAPQAFGGTPGKGEWKDLQDFLKNPKDVAGAQARLEKDAAAAYGNGG; encoded by the coding sequence ATGCGCAAGCCGAGCGACACCATGCGAGGACACCGGGCCGGCGCCGCCCTCGCCGCGCTGCTGGCGGGGGCCCTGACGCTCACCGCCTGCTCCGGCGGTGACGGGAAGAAGGAAGCCGACGAGGGCGGCGGCGGGGCCACCGGCTCCACGGTGACCCTGCCGAAGCTGAACGGCACGGAACTCGAGGTCGCCGCCGTCTGGACCGGCACCGAGCAGGCGAACTTCAAGAAGGTGCTGGCCGAGTTCGAGAAGCGCACGGGCGCGAAGGTGACGTTCGTGCCCGCGCAGGACCCGATCATCAACTTCCTCGGTTCCAAGATCGCGGGCGGGCAGCCGCCGGACGTGGCGCTGCTGCCGCAGCCGGGCGCGATCAAGCAGGCGGTGGAGAAGAAGTGGGCCAAGCCGCTCGGCCCGGACGCCGTGAAGGAACTGTCGAAGAACTACTCGCAGGGCTGGCAGGACATCGGCAAGGTCGACGGCAAGCCGTACGGCGTCTACTACAAGGCCGCCAACAAGTCGCTGATCTGGTACAACGCGCCGGTCTTCGAGAACGCGGGCGCCAAGGAACCGAAGACCTGGGCCGAGCTGCTGACCGCCGCCCAGGCGGTGTACGACTCCGGTGTCACCCCCTTCTCGGTGGGCGGCGCGGACGGCTGGACGCTGACCGACTGGTTCGAGAACGTCTACCTCTCCCAGGCGGGCCCGGAGAAGTACGACCAGCTCGCCAAGCACGAGATCAAGTGGACCGACCCCTCGGTGAAGCAGGCGCTCACCACGCTCGCCCAGATCTGGGGCAAGAAGGACTATGTGGCGGGCGGCGCGGACGGCGCGCTGCAGACCGAGTTCCCGGCCTCGGTGACCCAGACCTTCACCGGCGGCGACCAGCCGAAGGCCGCGATGGTCTACGAGGGCGACTTCGCGCAGGTCAACATCGGTGAGACCAAGGCGAAGGTGGGCGCGGACGCCAAGGTGTTCCCGTTCCCGTCGGTCGGCTCGACCGCGCCGGTGGTCTCCGGCGGTGACGCGGCGGTGATCCTGAAGGACTCCAAGGGCGCCCAGGCGCTGGCGACCTTCCTGGCGTCCCCGGACGCGGCGACGGTTCAGGCCAAGCTCGGCGGCTATCTCTCGCCGAACAAGAACGTGCCGGACTCGGCCTACCCGAACGAGACCCAGCGCACCATCGCCAAGGCGCTCATCAAGTCCGGCGACGACTTCCGCTTCGACATGTCCGACCAGGCGCCCCAGGCCTTCGGCGGCACGCCCGGCAAGGGCGAGTGGAAGGACCTCCAGGACTTCCTGAAGAACCCGAAGGACGTCGCGGGCGCCCAGGCGAGGCTGGAGAAGGACGCGGCGGCCGCGTACGGGAACGGGGGCTGA
- a CDS encoding carbohydrate ABC transporter permease: MASAAAAGAPPGPAAPKSRRSVTGTRKVVAALFLLPALVLLGALVLYPIGYSLVRSLYDSSGDQFAGFDNYKALFTDDGIRTALKNNVIWVVFAPTVSTALGLVFAVLTERVRWGTAFKLVVFMPMAISMLAAGIIFRLVYDQDPDKGVANAVWVGVHDSFAQASAFPKAHPGRQSPLVGQGGAFVTKDPVRAGTPVALPMVGVAPDQFPDDAKRAVAARPEPGKVTGTVWQDFTRGKGVGKLGAPDPTERGYAGMRIEAVKDGKVVASAKAAGDGTFTLPASAEGAQLRLPAANFKEAYNGVDWLGPALVTPAIIGSYVWMWAGFAMVLIAAGLAGVPRELLEQARVDGASEWQVFRKVTVPLLAPVLAVVTVTLMINVLKVFDLVYIIAPGSSQDDANVLALELYRKGFSEGRPGVASAIAVFLLLLVIPVMLFNIRRLRREGRR, encoded by the coding sequence ATGGCATCGGCAGCGGCGGCCGGCGCCCCTCCGGGCCCGGCCGCGCCGAAGAGCCGCAGGAGCGTGACCGGGACGCGCAAGGTGGTGGCGGCGCTCTTCCTGCTGCCGGCCCTGGTGCTGCTCGGCGCGCTCGTGCTCTACCCGATCGGGTACTCGCTGGTCCGCAGTCTCTACGACTCCTCCGGCGACCAGTTCGCCGGATTCGACAACTACAAGGCGCTGTTCACGGACGACGGCATCCGCACCGCGCTCAAGAACAACGTGATCTGGGTGGTGTTCGCGCCCACCGTCTCCACCGCGCTCGGCCTGGTCTTCGCCGTGCTGACCGAACGGGTGCGCTGGGGAACGGCGTTCAAGCTGGTCGTCTTCATGCCGATGGCGATCTCGATGCTGGCGGCCGGGATCATCTTCCGGCTGGTGTACGACCAGGACCCGGACAAGGGGGTCGCCAACGCGGTGTGGGTCGGGGTGCACGACTCCTTCGCCCAGGCGTCGGCGTTCCCGAAGGCGCACCCCGGCCGCCAGTCGCCGCTGGTGGGCCAGGGCGGGGCCTTCGTCACCAAGGACCCGGTGAGGGCGGGCACCCCGGTCGCGCTGCCCATGGTCGGCGTGGCCCCGGACCAGTTCCCGGACGACGCGAAGCGGGCCGTCGCCGCCCGGCCGGAGCCGGGGAAGGTCACCGGCACGGTCTGGCAGGACTTCACCCGGGGCAAGGGCGTCGGGAAGCTCGGGGCGCCGGACCCGACCGAGCGCGGGTACGCCGGGATGCGGATCGAGGCCGTGAAGGACGGCAAGGTGGTGGCCTCGGCCAAGGCGGCTGGTGACGGCACCTTCACCCTGCCCGCCTCGGCGGAGGGGGCTCAACTGCGGCTCCCGGCGGCCAACTTCAAGGAGGCGTACAACGGCGTCGACTGGCTCGGCCCGGCCCTGGTCACCCCGGCGATCATCGGCTCGTACGTCTGGATGTGGGCGGGCTTCGCCATGGTGCTGATCGCGGCGGGGCTCGCGGGGGTGCCGAGGGAGCTGCTGGAGCAGGCGCGGGTGGACGGTGCCAGTGAGTGGCAGGTCTTCCGCAAGGTGACCGTGCCGCTGCTGGCGCCGGTGCTCGCGGTCGTCACCGTCACGCTGATGATCAACGTGCTGAAGGTGTTCGACCTCGTCTACATCATCGCGCCGGGCTCGTCCCAGGACGACGCGAACGTGCTGGCGCTGGAGCTGTACCGCAAGGGCTTCTCCGAGGGGCGGCCCGGCGTGGCCAGCGCCATCGCGGTGTTCCTGCTGCTGCTGGTGATCCCGGTGATGCTGTTCAACATCCGCAGGCTGCGGCGGGAGGGCAGGCGATGA
- a CDS encoding carbohydrate ABC transporter permease: MSTHTESAERVREPAAEDTGRGRRSLGARLVEKLGGGLIQFVLVVVALFWLVPTVGLLISSLRSPEDMSGSGWWTVFTEPSKLTFESYGKLLENGDITHSLVNTVLITVPATLGVVVIGSLAAYAFAWMEFPGRDWWFLGVVALLVVPVQVALIPIAELFGKVGLFGSILGVVLFHIGFGLPFAVFLLRNFFAEIPRELLEAARLDGAGELRLLARVVMPLAAPAIASLGIFQFLWVWNDMLVALVFTKSGSQPITVALQTQVRQFGNNIDVLAPGAFLSMVIPLAVFFAFQRQFVSGVMAGAVK, translated from the coding sequence ATGAGCACGCACACCGAGAGCGCGGAACGGGTGCGCGAGCCGGCCGCCGAGGACACCGGGCGGGGCCGGCGCTCACTGGGCGCCCGGCTGGTGGAGAAGCTGGGCGGCGGGCTGATCCAGTTCGTGCTGGTCGTCGTGGCCCTGTTCTGGCTGGTGCCGACCGTCGGGCTGCTGATCTCCTCGCTGCGCTCGCCGGAGGACATGAGCGGGAGCGGCTGGTGGACGGTGTTCACCGAGCCGTCCAAGCTCACCTTCGAGAGCTACGGCAAGCTGCTGGAGAACGGCGACATCACCCACTCGCTGGTCAACACCGTGCTGATCACGGTCCCGGCGACGCTGGGCGTGGTGGTGATCGGCTCGCTGGCGGCCTACGCGTTCGCCTGGATGGAGTTCCCCGGCCGCGACTGGTGGTTCCTCGGCGTGGTCGCGCTGCTGGTGGTGCCGGTGCAGGTGGCGCTCATCCCGATCGCCGAACTCTTCGGAAAAGTCGGGCTGTTCGGCTCGATCCTGGGTGTGGTCCTGTTCCACATCGGCTTCGGGCTGCCGTTCGCGGTGTTCCTGCTGCGGAACTTCTTCGCGGAGATCCCGCGCGAGCTGCTGGAGGCGGCCCGGCTGGACGGCGCGGGCGAACTCCGGCTGCTCGCAAGGGTGGTGATGCCGCTGGCCGCGCCCGCCATCGCGAGCCTCGGCATCTTCCAGTTCCTGTGGGTGTGGAACGACATGCTGGTGGCCCTGGTGTTCACCAAGTCCGGCTCCCAGCCCATCACGGTGGCGCTCCAGACCCAGGTAAGACAGTTCGGCAACAACATCGACGTGCTCGCGCCCGGCGCGTTCCTGTCGATGGTGATCCCGCTGGCCGTGTTCTTCGCCTTCCAGCGGCAGTTCGTGTCCGGGGTGATGGCGGGGGCGGTCAAGTAA